A genomic region of Anas acuta chromosome 1, bAnaAcu1.1, whole genome shotgun sequence contains the following coding sequences:
- the LAG3 gene encoding lymphocyte activation gene 3 protein has product MRLVSLVLLLTFTLLVFSAGSILPGAAAGEQKVWAREGSSAVLPCYLSPRKQGRIWKQPSDWTSVLWKRHGGSTHQEPHVVLEVEYTGLRKTALPMRPRVSVQDAALRSGNFSLRIDPVRSGDAGLYEAQVAYSTEVQSCQVELGIVTVTLSPPGPVVEGEPLLMSCNSSHRARLVETCWFHNGRLVPTTKDFYSLHGALSILQPSVSDSGSWHCQLRYSDNVVVSATHDLQILGFDGPANPVVYAAAGSAADLPCTLSYLPSAFGINAVAAHWSHLAGGHLQDWVISQNQSSRSFPLHLPAVGPDNAGRYSCAVPVGSKTMRRDVTLAVVTVTPSIPGPISEGSHLLLTCGVTHLQGHERFQWKLLSSAPTNKKGAMFTSHNLKDHRSQTGRTLDIPQVSQKDVGIWECSVYGPEGRLGAVEYGLQITGAQISSPPTIFSGQVTFGLTVTLFFLLMVCILALALQKRARLPASYPALEGIVAVAVPNKKDVEESQKETIQQTEC; this is encoded by the exons ATGAGGCTGGTGTCCCTGGTGCTGCTCCTCACCTTCACCCTGCTGGTTTTCAGTG CTGGCAGCATCCTCCCGGGAGCAGCGGCCGGGGAGCAGAAGGTGTGGGCCAGAGAAGGGAGCTCGGCCGTGCTGCCTTGCTACCTGAGCCCCAGGAAGCAGGGGAGGATCTGGAAACAGCCGTCTGACTGGACATCGGTGCTGTGGAAGCGCCACGGGGGAAG CACCCACCAGGAGCCACACGTGGTGCTGGAGGTGGAGTACACCGGCCTCAGGAAGACGGCGCTGCCCATGAGGCCCCGGGTGTCGGTCCAGGACGCTGCCTTACGCAGCGGCAACTTCTCGCTGCGGATCGACCCCGTCAGGAGTGGGGACGCCGGCCTCTACGAGGCGCAGGTGGCGTACAGCACGGAGGTCCAGAGCTGCCAGGTGGAGTTGGGCATCGTTACAG TAACCCTCAGTCCACCCGGCCCTGTGGTGGAAGGTGAGCCTCTCCTGATGAGCTGCAACTCCAGCCACCGGGCCCGCCTGGTGGAGACATGCTGGTTCCACAACGGGCGCCTGGTCCCCACCACCAAGGATTTCTACTCCTTGCACGGGGCCCTCTCCATCCTCCAGCCCTCCGTGAGTGACTCAGGGTCCTGGCACTGCCAGCTCAGATACTCCGATAATGTGGTCGTCTCTGCCACGCACGACCTGCAAATTCTAG GTTTCGATGGCCCAGCCAACCCTGTGGTTTAtgctgcagctggctctgcagccGATCTGCCATGCACCCTGAGCTACCTTCCCAGTGCTTTTGGGATCAATGCAGTGGCAGCTCACTGGAGCCACCTCGCAGGAGGACACTTACAAGACTGGGTCATCTCCCAGAACCAGAGCAGCAGAAGCTTCCCCCTTCATCTCCCTGCAGTGGGGCCAGACAATGCAGGGCGCTACAGCTGTGCAGTCCCTGTTGGCAGCAAGACAATGAGGAGGGATGTGACCTTGGCAGTGGTTACAG ttACCCCAAGTATCCCTGGACCAATTTCTGAGGGGTCTCACTTGCTGCTCACCTGCGGTGTCACACACCTCCAGGGGCACGAACGTTTCCAGTGGAAGCTCCTCAGCTCAGCCCCTACTAACAAGAAGGGGGCTATGTTCACCTCCCACAACCTGAAGGACCACAGATCCCAAACTGGCCGCACCTTGGACATACCCCAGGTGTCACAAAAAGATGTGGGCATCTGGGAATGCAGTGTGTATGGCCCAGAAGGCAGACTGGGAGCAGTGGAATATGGGCTGCAGATTACAG GTGCCCAGATCTCCAGCCCTCCCACCATCTTCAGTGGGCAAGTTACTTTTGGGCTCACAGTcaccctcttcttcctgcttaTGGTCTGTATTCTGGCGCTGGCCCTACAGAAAAGG gcaCGCCTTCCCGCTTCCTACCCAGCACTGGAAGGGATAGTTGCAGTCGCTGTGCCAAATAAGAAGGATGTGGAGGAGAGCCAGAAAGAGACAATCCAGCAAACTGAGTGCTGA